The following coding sequences lie in one Arachis stenosperma cultivar V10309 chromosome 5, arast.V10309.gnm1.PFL2, whole genome shotgun sequence genomic window:
- the LOC130979794 gene encoding hydroxyproline O-galactosyltransferase HPGT1-like isoform X2, with protein sequence MQVSLFHFCFFREQRKKLSSLEMQLSAAKQESFVTKRLPGNGRKQPTKKVLAVIGIMTTFGRKKNRNAIRKAWMPTDTAMKTLADQKGITVRFVIGKSANRGDSLDKEIETESSQTDDFIILDNQVEAPEEKAKKIKSFFIYAVDKWDAEFYLKANDDVYVNVDALGGVLTSYLDKPRVYIGCMKSGEVFSDPTHQWHEPDWWKFGDGRSYFRHASSDVYVISKALAQFISINRHILRTYAHDDVSTGSWFIGLDVMHVDERSFCCSSSSTGALCAAV encoded by the exons GTATCACTATTTCATTTTTGCTTCTTCAGGGAACAGCGTAAGAAGTTGTCGTCTCTTGAGATGCAACTATCTGCAGCTAAACAAGAAAGTTTTGTTACAAAGAGATTACCAGGAAATGGTCGGAAGCAGCCTACTAAGAAGGTACTTGCAGTTATCGGGATAATGACAACCTTTGGCCGAAAAAAGAACCGGAATGCAATCCGGAAGGCTTGGATGCCAACAG ATACTGCTATGAAAACACTTGCTGATCAAAAAGGCATCACTGTGCGCTTTGTAATAGGAAAAAG CGCAAATCGTGGAGACAGCTTGGACAAAGAAATTGAAACAGAAAGCAGCCAGACCGATGATTTCATCATTCTG GATAATCAAGTGGAGGCACCTGAAGAGAAAgcaaaaaagataaaatcatTCTTTATTTATGCTGTGGACAAATGGGATGCAGAGTTTTATCTTAAGGCCAATGACGATGTATATGTTAATGTTG ATGCCCTGGGAGGAGTTCTAACTTCTTATTTGGATAAGCCCCGTGTTTATATTGGTTGTATGAAATCAGGCGAAGTTTTCTCTGATCC GACACATCAATGGCATGAACCAGATTGGTGGAAATTTGGCGATGGGAGATC ATACTTTCGGCATGCTTCCAGCGATGTCTATGTAATTTCGAAAGCATTGGCTCAGTTTATTTCAATAAACAG ACATATTCTTCGGACATATGCACATGATGATGTGAGCACCGGATCATGGTTTATTGGGCTTGATGTGATGCACGTTGATGAAAGATCATTTTGCTGCTCCTCTTCATCTACAG GGGCACTATGTGCAGCAGTATGA